A genomic window from Candidatus Andeanibacterium colombiense includes:
- a CDS encoding glycoside hydrolase family 3 C-terminal domain-containing protein, with product MKFAAALLCGMSAAAAVPLAAQSQSLATKPWTNASLTPEKRADLILAQMSLDEKVAMLHGPMALPIVLAKMPEDAVGSAGYIPGNARLGIPALQESDAGLGVTNPMLVRGPDDMSTALPSSLALAATFDPQIAYDGGKIVGTEARAKTINVQLAGGVNLARDPRGGRNFEYAGEDPLLAGTLAGEAIRGIQSTGVISTVKHYALNGQEHNRMTADSVIDEEAARESDLLAFQIAIERGKPGSVMCSYNLVNGVYGCQNDWLLNQVLKKDWGYKGFVMSDWGAVHEVAAFSAGLDQQSGEQLDKQVWFDRPLKDGVAAGTIPAARVDDAARRVLTAMFSAGLFDRTDTKQPIDFDAHALVAQREAEDAIVLLENRGVLPIAAGAKTIAVIGGNADAGVASGTGSSQVTNPYRPAGVSLRSVALGGEGMMAMFSSVVFHPSSPLAALRERFKDAKVSFDNGAYPSSAAAAARDADVAVVFVYQPSGEGEDAPDTSLPFGQDALIEAVAAANPNTVVVLETGNAVDMPWSGKVGAVVQAWYGGQKGGEAIARVLTGEVNPSGRLPLTWQRDISQLPRPVVPGTGAAPDALVKVDYSIEGADVGYRWFARRKLSPLYWFGHGLSYTSFGYDKLAVSGGKTVTASVTVTNTGAKPGKDVVQLYLTGKPGSDERRLLDFEKVALAPGESRQVTLTADPRLLAEFDKAKKGWTIAPGSYTVAIGTDAGTMRLTGTAKLTPQTLKP from the coding sequence ATGAAGTTCGCCGCGGCGCTGCTGTGCGGCATGTCCGCTGCCGCCGCAGTTCCGCTGGCAGCCCAGAGCCAGAGCCTGGCCACGAAGCCGTGGACGAACGCGTCGCTCACGCCCGAAAAGCGCGCGGATTTGATCCTCGCCCAGATGAGCCTCGACGAGAAAGTCGCGATGCTCCACGGCCCGATGGCGCTGCCGATCGTGCTTGCCAAGATGCCCGAAGATGCGGTCGGCTCCGCCGGTTATATTCCCGGTAACGCCCGGCTCGGCATTCCGGCGTTGCAGGAAAGCGATGCGGGCCTGGGCGTGACCAACCCGATGCTGGTGCGCGGGCCGGACGACATGTCGACCGCCCTGCCCTCCAGCTTGGCCCTTGCCGCGACTTTCGATCCGCAGATCGCCTATGACGGGGGCAAGATCGTCGGCACCGAAGCGCGCGCCAAGACGATCAATGTCCAGCTTGCCGGCGGTGTGAACCTCGCGCGCGATCCGCGCGGCGGCCGCAATTTCGAATATGCGGGTGAGGACCCGCTCCTCGCGGGGACGCTCGCGGGTGAAGCCATTCGCGGCATCCAGTCGACCGGGGTGATCTCGACCGTGAAGCACTATGCGCTGAACGGGCAGGAACATAACCGCATGACCGCCGACAGCGTGATCGACGAGGAGGCGGCGCGCGAAAGCGATCTGCTTGCATTCCAGATCGCGATCGAACGCGGCAAGCCAGGCTCGGTGATGTGCTCCTATAATCTCGTCAACGGGGTCTATGGCTGTCAGAATGATTGGCTGCTCAACCAGGTGCTGAAGAAGGACTGGGGCTACAAGGGTTTCGTCATGTCAGATTGGGGTGCGGTCCACGAAGTCGCGGCGTTCTCCGCCGGGCTCGACCAGCAGTCCGGCGAGCAGCTCGACAAGCAGGTGTGGTTCGACCGGCCGCTCAAGGACGGCGTCGCCGCCGGCACGATTCCGGCGGCGCGGGTCGACGATGCCGCGCGCCGCGTGCTGACCGCGATGTTCAGCGCAGGGCTATTCGACCGCACCGACACCAAGCAGCCGATCGATTTCGACGCGCACGCCCTGGTCGCCCAGCGCGAGGCGGAAGACGCGATCGTGCTGCTCGAGAACCGCGGAGTGCTGCCGATCGCGGCGGGCGCGAAGACAATCGCGGTTATCGGCGGCAACGCGGACGCGGGCGTCGCTTCGGGCACCGGATCGTCGCAGGTCACCAACCCCTATCGCCCGGCAGGCGTGTCGTTGCGCTCGGTCGCGCTGGGCGGCGAAGGGATGATGGCGATGTTCTCCAGCGTCGTGTTCCATCCTTCTTCCCCGCTGGCAGCTCTGCGCGAGAGGTTCAAGGACGCGAAGGTCAGCTTCGACAACGGCGCCTATCCGTCATCGGCGGCCGCCGCCGCGCGCGATGCAGATGTGGCGGTGGTGTTCGTCTATCAACCCTCGGGCGAAGGCGAGGACGCGCCGGATACGTCGCTGCCGTTCGGGCAGGATGCGCTGATCGAAGCGGTCGCCGCGGCCAATCCGAACACGGTGGTGGTGCTGGAGACCGGCAACGCGGTCGACATGCCGTGGTCCGGCAAGGTCGGCGCGGTGGTGCAGGCGTGGTACGGCGGCCAGAAAGGCGGCGAGGCGATCGCCCGCGTGCTGACCGGCGAGGTCAATCCCTCGGGCCGCCTGCCGCTGACCTGGCAGCGCGACATCAGTCAGTTGCCCCGCCCGGTGGTCCCCGGCACGGGCGCTGCGCCCGACGCGCTGGTCAAGGTCGACTATTCGATCGAAGGCGCGGATGTCGGCTATCGCTGGTTCGCGCGCCGCAAGCTTTCGCCGCTGTACTGGTTCGGCCACGGCCTCAGCTATACCAGCTTCGGCTATGACAAGCTCGCCGTCAGCGGCGGCAAGACCGTGACCGCGAGCGTCACCGTGACCAACACCGGAGCAAAACCCGGCAAGGACGTGGTCCAGCTCTACCTCACCGGCAAGCCCGGCAGCGACGAGCGGCGCCTCCTGGACTTCGAGAAGGTCGCGCTCGCCCCGGGCGAAAGCAGGCAGGTGACATTGACCGCCGATCCGCGCCTGCTGGCCGAGTTCGACAAGGCCAAGAAGGGCTGGACGATCGCGCCGGGCAGCTACACCGTCGCGATCGGCACCGATGCCGGCACCATGAGGCTCACCGGCACCGCCAAGCTCACCCCACAGACCCTGAAGCCCTGA
- a CDS encoding outer membrane beta-barrel protein — protein MKTAGSALGAIAAMLALAAPAHADEGNQGKWQVKLLGTAVLPDGKITALNTDQVGLPADLQTKANDNYVPTVAIEYFFTPNISVETICCMTQHDVDGTTGLPGAELVADAKIIPATLTLKYHVDAGPIRPYVGAGPSYFLFVSDKPGAAAVAAGADGFKLDDHLGFALQAGVDIPLGNKGFALSFDAKRYFMRTTAHWYAGSDEVISTDHKLDPWLLSAGVGYRF, from the coding sequence ATGAAGACTGCGGGCTCGGCTCTGGGGGCAATCGCCGCGATGCTGGCGCTGGCCGCTCCCGCCCATGCGGACGAGGGGAATCAGGGCAAATGGCAGGTGAAGCTGCTCGGCACCGCGGTGCTGCCGGATGGCAAGATCACCGCGCTGAATACGGACCAGGTGGGACTGCCGGCCGATTTGCAGACCAAGGCCAACGACAATTACGTGCCGACCGTGGCGATCGAATATTTCTTCACGCCGAATATCTCGGTCGAGACGATCTGCTGCATGACCCAGCACGATGTCGACGGCACCACCGGGCTGCCCGGTGCGGAACTGGTGGCGGATGCGAAGATCATTCCGGCGACGCTGACCCTCAAGTACCACGTCGATGCGGGGCCGATCCGGCCCTATGTCGGCGCCGGCCCCAGCTATTTCCTGTTCGTCTCGGACAAGCCCGGCGCGGCGGCCGTGGCGGCCGGCGCGGACGGTTTCAAGCTGGATGACCACCTCGGCTTCGCGCTCCAGGCGGGGGTCGATATCCCGCTCGGCAACAAGGGCTTCGCCTTGAGCTTCGATGCCAAGCGTTATTTCATGAGGACCACGGCGCATTGGTATGCCGGATCGGACGAGGTGATCTCGACCGATCACAAGCTCGATCCCTGGTTGCTGAGCGCGGGCGTCGGCTACCGCTTCTGA
- a CDS encoding radical SAM protein, translating to MWPYHPDLLATAVPRYTSFPTAAEFGPDVGPADYSDALATANGDVSLYVHIPFCEKICWYCGCNTGAANRTHRLTSYLDALHREIALVAALLPAGARVRRIAFGGGSPNAIAPVDFVRLFDQLALHFPLASPTMSIELDPRTLSAPWGSVIAGIGITHASLGVQTFAPALQEAIGRVQPLCTIDRSVKLLREAGISSLNFDLMYGLPGQTMADLAATLDLTAGYGANRVALFGYAHVPHLIQRQKRIDGSNLPGQSARFDMAAFGYNRLVDAGYEAVGFDHFALPGDPLGQAATSGRLRRNFQGFTDDDAPVVIGLGASAIGSFPTLLAQNEKNSGRYRMMLSQGRLATVLGRARTAEDRQRGAVIEDLLCRGRARIDREMLTGAIERLAPYVDAGLCEIEQGVLAIHHGGLPYARSIAASFDPYRQHSQRRFSSAV from the coding sequence ATGTGGCCCTATCATCCCGATCTGCTTGCGACCGCCGTGCCGCGCTACACCAGCTTTCCGACCGCGGCCGAATTCGGCCCCGATGTCGGCCCGGCCGATTACAGCGACGCGCTCGCGACCGCGAACGGCGACGTCTCGCTCTACGTCCACATCCCATTCTGCGAGAAGATCTGCTGGTATTGCGGCTGCAACACCGGCGCGGCCAACCGCACCCACCGGCTGACCAGCTATCTCGATGCACTCCACCGCGAAATCGCGCTGGTCGCCGCGCTGCTGCCCGCCGGCGCGCGGGTGCGGCGCATCGCGTTCGGCGGCGGCAGCCCCAATGCGATCGCCCCGGTCGATTTCGTCCGCCTGTTCGACCAGCTGGCGCTGCACTTCCCGCTCGCCAGTCCAACCATGTCGATCGAACTCGATCCGCGGACGCTGAGCGCTCCGTGGGGCTCGGTCATCGCCGGCATCGGCATCACCCATGCGAGCCTGGGCGTGCAGACTTTCGCCCCGGCCCTGCAAGAGGCGATCGGCCGGGTGCAGCCGCTGTGCACGATCGACCGCAGCGTGAAGCTGCTGCGCGAAGCCGGGATTTCCTCGCTCAATTTCGATCTGATGTACGGCCTTCCGGGCCAGACGATGGCCGATCTCGCGGCAACCCTCGACCTGACCGCGGGCTACGGCGCCAACCGGGTCGCCTTGTTCGGCTACGCCCATGTCCCGCACCTGATCCAGCGCCAGAAGCGGATCGACGGATCGAACCTGCCCGGCCAGTCGGCGCGCTTCGATATGGCGGCCTTCGGCTATAACCGGCTGGTCGATGCCGGCTACGAAGCGGTCGGGTTCGACCATTTCGCGCTGCCCGGCGATCCGCTAGGGCAAGCGGCTACCTCGGGCCGGCTGCGCCGCAATTTCCAGGGCTTCACCGACGACGACGCGCCGGTGGTGATCGGCCTCGGCGCCTCGGCGATCGGCAGCTTCCCTACGCTGTTGGCGCAGAACGAGAAGAATTCGGGCCGCTACCGCATGATGCTGTCGCAAGGCCGCCTCGCCACGGTGCTCGGCAGGGCCCGCACCGCGGAGGACCGCCAGCGCGGCGCGGTGATCGAGGACCTCCTTTGCCGCGGCCGCGCCCGGATCGACCGCGAGATGCTGACCGGCGCGATCGAGCGCCTGGCGCCCTATGTCGATGCAGGCTTGTGCGAGATCGAGCAAGGCGTGCTCGCGATCCATCATGGCGGGCTGCCCTATGCCCGCAGCATCGCCGCGAGCTTCGACCCCTATCGCCAGCATTCGCAGCGGCGCTTCAGCTCAGCGGTCTGA
- a CDS encoding carotenoid oxygenase family protein produces the protein MVHFPSEPIYQDVLRLGRIEGDIADLEIEGEVPPEMDGAFYRVHPDPQFAPRNPGDQFFNGDGMVTMFRVKDGRISFRQRYAKTDKWKLENAAGRALFGSYRNPLTDDPSVLGQHRGTANTNVLVFNDQLLAMKEDSPCLTMDKLSLETEGYTDFDGELTLNTFGAHPKIDPDSGNLCNISYASKGDLSRDGTYFELTPGGYVVRRAEFEVPYYTMLHDFCIAGDYVVIPVSPYSSDMSVLEQDRPHFYYDRSLPSYIGVMRRDGDGSDMRWFKQDPAVCSCHVMNAFQDGTKIHLDTPVSKIGSLPFFPDKDGAPFDPELAMTELSRFTVDLLSNSDTVESIVKLGKAPGEFPRIDDRMAGKPYRHGWMITYDLAKPYNGPPGPFAGVINTLTHFDVASGAEQSWWCGPDGSLQEPCFIPRAADALEGDGWLVALVDNHVTNYSDLCIFDALDVSKGPLMRAKLPIRLRQGLHGNWADGTLLAA, from the coding sequence ATGGTCCATTTCCCATCCGAACCGATCTACCAGGACGTGCTCCGGCTCGGCCGCATCGAAGGCGACATCGCCGATCTCGAAATCGAGGGCGAGGTTCCGCCCGAGATGGACGGGGCGTTTTACCGCGTCCATCCGGACCCGCAGTTCGCGCCGCGCAACCCGGGCGACCAGTTCTTCAACGGTGACGGCATGGTCACGATGTTCCGGGTGAAGGACGGCCGGATCTCGTTCCGCCAGCGCTATGCGAAGACCGACAAGTGGAAGCTGGAGAATGCGGCCGGGCGCGCGCTGTTCGGATCCTATCGCAATCCGCTGACCGACGATCCCTCGGTCCTCGGCCAGCACCGCGGCACGGCCAACACCAATGTCCTCGTGTTCAACGACCAGCTGCTCGCGATGAAGGAAGACAGCCCCTGCCTGACGATGGACAAGCTCTCGCTCGAAACCGAGGGCTATACCGATTTCGACGGCGAACTGACGCTGAACACCTTCGGCGCGCACCCGAAGATCGATCCCGACAGCGGCAATCTGTGCAACATCAGCTATGCCTCTAAGGGCGATCTCAGCCGCGACGGGACCTATTTTGAACTGACCCCGGGTGGCTATGTCGTGCGCCGGGCGGAATTCGAGGTACCCTATTATACGATGCTGCACGATTTCTGCATCGCCGGCGATTACGTGGTGATCCCGGTCTCGCCCTACAGCTCGGACATGTCCGTGCTCGAACAGGACCGGCCGCATTTCTATTACGACCGCAGTCTGCCGTCCTACATCGGGGTGATGCGCCGCGATGGCGACGGCAGCGACATGCGCTGGTTCAAGCAGGACCCGGCGGTGTGCAGCTGCCACGTGATGAACGCGTTCCAGGACGGCACCAAGATCCATCTCGACACGCCCGTCTCGAAGATCGGCAGCCTCCCGTTCTTCCCCGACAAGGACGGGGCGCCGTTCGATCCGGAGCTGGCGATGACCGAGCTGTCGCGCTTCACGGTCGATCTGCTGTCGAACAGCGACACGGTCGAGAGCATCGTCAAGCTCGGCAAGGCGCCGGGCGAATTCCCGCGGATCGACGACCGCATGGCGGGCAAGCCTTATCGCCACGGCTGGATGATCACCTACGATCTCGCCAAGCCCTATAACGGCCCGCCGGGACCCTTCGCCGGGGTGATCAACACTTTGACCCATTTCGACGTCGCAAGCGGGGCGGAGCAGAGCTGGTGGTGCGGCCCTGACGGCTCGCTGCAGGAACCCTGTTTTATCCCGCGCGCCGCCGATGCGCTCGAGGGTGACGGCTGGCTGGTCGCGCTCGTCGACAACCACGTCACCAACTATTCCGATCTTTGCATCTTCGACGCGCTGGACGTGTCGAAGGGGCCCCTGATGCGGGCGAAACTCCCGATCCGCTTGCGCCAGGGGCTGCATGGAAATTGGGCGGACGGCACTCTTCTGGCCGCCTGA
- a CDS encoding class III extradiol dioxygenase family protein, translating into MSEIIGGLFTSHVPGIGAAIAKGLQDDPYWKPFFDGFLPVHEWLERRKPDVAVVFYNDHGLNFFLDKMPTFAIGAAPEYRHEDEGWGIGGFKPFAGHPELSWHIIEQVVASEFDPVTCQSMMVDHAVAVPFELCWPHTQSWPVKLVPICLNTVQHPLPSPKRCLALGRAVGRALKSWKGNEKIVVMGTGGLSHQLEGSRAGFINTEYDRFCLDNIGPNPEALLRHDSLDIVELAGSQGVEILNWLAARGALTGDVVELASNYHVPISNTAAATVLFENREFLPA; encoded by the coding sequence ATGAGCGAGATCATCGGCGGGCTGTTCACCAGCCACGTCCCCGGGATCGGCGCGGCGATCGCGAAGGGCTTGCAGGACGATCCCTACTGGAAGCCGTTCTTTGACGGGTTCCTGCCCGTCCATGAATGGCTCGAGCGGCGCAAACCGGATGTCGCGGTGGTGTTCTATAACGATCACGGGCTGAACTTCTTCCTCGACAAGATGCCGACTTTCGCGATCGGCGCGGCGCCGGAATACCGCCACGAGGACGAGGGCTGGGGGATCGGCGGGTTCAAGCCCTTCGCCGGCCACCCCGAGCTTTCGTGGCATATCATCGAACAGGTCGTCGCGAGCGAATTCGACCCGGTCACCTGCCAGTCGATGATGGTCGACCACGCGGTCGCCGTCCCGTTCGAGCTTTGCTGGCCGCATACCCAGTCGTGGCCGGTGAAGCTCGTTCCGATTTGCCTCAACACGGTCCAGCATCCGCTGCCGAGCCCGAAGCGCTGCCTCGCGCTGGGCCGGGCGGTCGGGCGTGCGCTGAAGAGCTGGAAGGGCAATGAAAAGATCGTGGTGATGGGCACCGGCGGCCTGTCGCACCAGCTCGAAGGCAGCCGGGCGGGCTTCATCAACACAGAGTACGACCGCTTCTGCCTCGACAATATCGGGCCGAACCCGGAGGCGCTGCTCCGCCACGATTCCCTCGACATCGTCGAACTCGCCGGCAGCCAGGGGGTCGAGATCCTCAACTGGCTGGCCGCGCGCGGGGCGCTGACCGGCGACGTGGTCGAGCTCGCGTCCAATTATCACGTGCCGATCTCGAACACCGCGGCGGCGACCGTCCTGTTCGAGAATCGCGAATTTCTGCCCGCTTGA
- a CDS encoding protocatechuate 4,5-dioxygenase subunit alpha, translating into MPDMSQPKRIIPGTPVFDGASARRGFALNAMCYSFNEAANRTAFSVDEEAYMARFHLSPEQAGAVRARDIPAMIAAGGNVYYLAKLAGIFGLNVQDLGALQTGMPVEEFKAALLAHAVTERRAAA; encoded by the coding sequence ATGCCGGACATGTCACAGCCGAAGCGGATTATTCCGGGCACGCCGGTGTTCGACGGCGCCAGCGCGCGGCGCGGCTTTGCGCTCAACGCGATGTGCTATTCGTTCAACGAGGCCGCGAACCGCACGGCCTTCTCGGTGGACGAAGAGGCCTATATGGCGCGCTTCCACCTGTCGCCCGAACAGGCCGGCGCGGTGCGCGCGCGCGACATTCCGGCGATGATCGCGGCTGGCGGTAACGTCTATTACCTCGCGAAGCTGGCCGGGATCTTCGGGCTCAACGTGCAGGATCTCGGCGCGCTCCAGACCGGCATGCCGGTCGAGGAGTTCAAGGCGGCGCTGCTGGCGCACGCGGTCACCGAACGGAGGGCCGCGGCATGA
- a CDS encoding FkbM family methyltransferase, which yields MNTERALRLPNFIKRFGPLHGLRLGLGLPASGGDVSAPARAVAVPGFKGPIWLRPTRSDYSIFWQCIVRGQYDLGHFPQTAELLRRFEAIKAAGQTPVIIDGGANVGLSLRSFARDFPGAHIVSIEPDEQNMRVLAANAREAGDQATLVLGGIASNSGYCRVVARERGSAGFRTEECTAQDPDAIRAYSVDELLALVPGGVPWIVKLDIEGAQEELFSRNLDWIDRTDLIILEPDDWAFPWSGSTVNFFRALSHARFDYLIDGELILCFRHKAA from the coding sequence ATGAATACCGAGCGCGCGCTCCGCCTGCCCAATTTCATCAAGCGCTTCGGGCCGCTCCACGGGTTGCGGCTGGGCCTCGGCCTCCCCGCCAGCGGCGGCGATGTGAGCGCGCCAGCCCGGGCGGTCGCGGTGCCCGGCTTCAAGGGGCCGATCTGGCTCCGCCCGACCCGCTCGGACTATTCGATCTTCTGGCAGTGCATCGTGCGCGGCCAGTACGATCTCGGCCATTTCCCGCAGACGGCCGAACTGCTGCGCCGCTTCGAGGCGATCAAGGCCGCCGGCCAGACCCCGGTCATCATCGACGGCGGAGCCAATGTCGGCCTGTCGCTGCGCAGCTTCGCGCGCGATTTTCCGGGCGCCCATATCGTCAGCATCGAGCCCGACGAACAGAACATGCGCGTGCTCGCGGCCAATGCCCGCGAGGCCGGAGACCAGGCCACGCTGGTGCTTGGCGGCATCGCCTCGAACTCCGGCTACTGCCGCGTGGTCGCGCGCGAGCGCGGCAGCGCCGGTTTCCGGACCGAGGAATGCACCGCGCAGGACCCGGACGCGATCCGCGCCTATTCGGTGGACGAATTGCTCGCGCTGGTCCCCGGCGGGGTGCCGTGGATCGTCAAGCTGGACATCGAGGGCGCGCAGGAAGAACTCTTCTCGCGCAATCTCGACTGGATCGACCGGACCGACCTCATCATCCTCGAACCGGACGACTGGGCCTTCCCGTGGAGCGGCTCCACGGTCAACTTCTTCCGCGCCCTCAGCCATGCGCGGTTCGATTACCTGATCGATGGCGAACTGATCCTGTGCTTCCGCCACAAGGCGGCCTGA
- a CDS encoding TorF family putative porin encodes MRILIAASAALLSATPAFAQDEPAKEFEISGSAAVVSDYRFRGVSQTDKEMAVQAGVSVTHKSGLYAGVWGSNLAGWGTFGGSNMELDLYGGYAMELGGAKLDVGLTWYMYPGGADKTDFAEPYVKVSGTLGPVNLLAGVAYAPKQEALGQWYYTGADAFAGIYNDPGDKEDNLYLWTDASIGVPGTPLTLKGHLGHSDGNPGLGPNATSVAPTGKYWDWSVGADAAVGPLTLGISYVDTSISASDAAYLQPGFASSKNGSTIAGSTVVFSLGAAF; translated from the coding sequence ATGAGAATACTGATCGCCGCCAGTGCGGCATTGCTGTCTGCCACGCCTGCCTTTGCCCAGGACGAACCTGCCAAGGAATTCGAGATCTCCGGCTCCGCCGCCGTGGTCAGCGACTACCGCTTCCGCGGGGTTTCGCAGACCGACAAGGAAATGGCGGTTCAGGCCGGCGTGTCGGTCACCCACAAGTCCGGGCTCTATGCCGGGGTGTGGGGCTCGAACCTCGCGGGCTGGGGCACCTTCGGTGGCTCCAACATGGAGCTCGACCTCTATGGCGGCTACGCGATGGAGCTGGGCGGCGCGAAGCTCGATGTCGGCCTGACCTGGTATATGTACCCCGGTGGCGCCGACAAGACCGACTTCGCCGAACCCTATGTGAAAGTCAGCGGCACGCTCGGCCCGGTCAATCTGCTGGCCGGCGTCGCCTATGCGCCCAAGCAGGAAGCGCTCGGCCAGTGGTATTACACCGGCGCCGACGCCTTCGCCGGGATCTACAACGATCCGGGCGACAAGGAGGACAACCTCTATCTGTGGACCGATGCCAGCATCGGCGTGCCCGGCACCCCGCTGACCCTCAAGGGCCATCTCGGCCATTCCGACGGCAACCCCGGGCTCGGCCCCAACGCGACCAGCGTCGCGCCGACCGGCAAATACTGGGACTGGTCGGTCGGCGCCGATGCCGCGGTCGGCCCGCTGACCCTCGGCATATCCTATGTCGATACCAGCATCTCGGCCTCCGACGCCGCCTATCTCCAGCCGGGCTTCGCCTCGTCGAAGAACGGCTCGACGATCGCCGGCAGCACGGTGGTGTTCTCGCTCGGCGCGGCGTTCTAG
- a CDS encoding response regulator transcription factor, translating to MSALQQTILIVEDDPALRVLLGRRLQEHGFKTVPAQSAPEAWRALGEHPVDLVLLDIMLPGTNGLDICRTIRRDNNVPIIILSARADETDRVLGLELGADDYVPKPFSTKELIARIRAVLRRRQPDWLQPNEAQGLLRFAGWTLDVHKHELLSPQGVRVELSGAEYGLLVVLLDNAQRVIGRERLLELSRTRLGDSSDRSIDVLVSRLRRKLSQQVGGDSLIRTMRGTGYMLTATVERL from the coding sequence ATGTCGGCGCTGCAACAGACCATCCTCATCGTTGAAGACGATCCAGCGCTGCGCGTGCTGCTCGGCCGGCGCCTGCAGGAGCACGGGTTCAAGACCGTGCCCGCGCAATCCGCGCCCGAGGCGTGGCGCGCGCTGGGCGAACATCCGGTCGATCTGGTGCTGCTCGACATCATGCTGCCCGGCACCAACGGGCTCGACATCTGCCGCACGATCCGGCGCGACAACAACGTCCCGATCATCATCCTGAGCGCCCGTGCCGACGAGACCGACCGGGTGCTGGGGCTGGAACTGGGCGCGGACGATTACGTCCCCAAGCCGTTCAGCACCAAGGAACTGATCGCCCGCATCCGCGCGGTGCTGCGCCGGCGCCAGCCCGACTGGCTGCAGCCGAACGAGGCGCAGGGGCTGCTGCGCTTCGCCGGGTGGACGCTGGACGTCCACAAGCACGAATTGCTCTCGCCGCAGGGCGTGCGGGTCGAATTGTCGGGTGCCGAATACGGCCTGCTGGTGGTGTTGCTCGACAATGCCCAGCGGGTGATCGGCCGCGAACGGCTGCTCGAACTCTCGCGCACCCGCCTCGGCGACAGTTCCGACCGCAGCATCGACGTGCTGGTCAGCCGCCTGCGCCGCAAATTGTCGCAGCAGGTCGGCGGGGATTCGCTGATCCGCACGATGCGCGGCACCGGTTATATGCTGACCGCGACGGTGGAGCGCCTTTGA
- a CDS encoding ATP-binding protein: MSRAHIWPDGLMGRVIAVLLAAIMLELLGSTLLYQYLDTSASREESARNLAEQLVVADRVLTAAPAGERPALARQLSSHHVTVTWRSVPVPDQTARNDDLREVRRIVSDWEGGLAPRDISLAVDHEDRAMLVGSIALPDGSYVQFSTRMRSDLESFGLSLLSLCVLFIGVFAAAALVIRALGSPLRNLADVADTAGHGPPVLLTEKGPQDLRALARAFNAMQLRVADLIASRTRALAAMSHDLRTPLTRLKLRSELIEDDPTQAAMGKDIQEMEHMLDSVLAYLAGVSDAEEPRRIDLAALAMTLADDAADVGQAVEYSGPDSLHATMCPLRTRRALGNLIDNALHYGERAVVRLSASEEGIHLVVEDDGPGIPAEELQEVVEPFRRLDYARPRNTEGMGLGLSIVSDIMQREGGELRLENREPHGLRAELFFPNGRAVSATL; this comes from the coding sequence TTGAGCCGCGCGCATATCTGGCCCGATGGCCTGATGGGCCGGGTCATCGCCGTGCTGCTCGCGGCGATCATGCTCGAGCTGCTCGGCAGCACGCTGCTCTATCAATATCTCGACACCTCGGCCTCGCGCGAGGAAAGCGCGCGCAACCTCGCGGAACAGCTGGTGGTGGCCGACCGGGTGCTGACCGCGGCGCCCGCGGGCGAACGCCCCGCCCTCGCCCGGCAGCTCTCCTCGCACCATGTCACCGTGACCTGGCGGTCGGTGCCGGTGCCCGACCAGACCGCGCGCAACGACGATCTGCGCGAGGTCCGGCGGATCGTGTCCGACTGGGAAGGCGGCCTCGCCCCGCGCGACATCAGCCTGGCGGTGGATCACGAGGATCGCGCGATGCTGGTCGGCTCGATCGCGCTGCCCGACGGCAGCTACGTCCAGTTCAGCACCCGCATGCGTAGCGATCTCGAGAGCTTCGGCCTCTCGCTGCTGTCGCTCTGCGTGCTGTTCATCGGCGTGTTCGCCGCGGCCGCGCTGGTGATCCGCGCGCTCGGATCGCCGCTGCGCAACCTCGCCGACGTGGCCGATACCGCCGGGCACGGCCCGCCGGTGCTGCTGACCGAAAAGGGGCCGCAGGACCTGCGCGCGCTCGCCCGGGCGTTCAATGCGATGCAATTGCGCGTGGCCGACCTGATCGCCAGCCGCACCCGCGCGCTGGCGGCGATGAGCCACGATCTGCGCACGCCGCTGACCCGGCTCAAGCTGCGCTCCGAACTGATCGAGGACGATCCGACCCAGGCCGCGATGGGCAAGGACATCCAGGAAATGGAGCACATGCTCGATTCCGTCCTCGCCTATCTCGCCGGGGTTTCCGACGCGGAAGAGCCGCGCAGGATCGATCTGGCCGCGCTCGCGATGACGCTGGCCGACGACGCCGCCGATGTCGGGCAGGCGGTCGAGTATTCGGGGCCGGATTCGCTCCACGCGACGATGTGCCCGCTGCGCACCCGACGCGCGCTCGGCAATCTGATCGACAATGCGCTGCATTACGGGGAGCGCGCGGTGGTGCGGCTGAGCGCCTCCGAGGAAGGCATCCATCTGGTGGTCGAGGACGACGGGCCGGGGATTCCGGCCGAGGAATTGCAGGAGGTGGTCGAGCCCTTCCGCCGGCTCGATTATGCCCGCCCGCGCAACACTGAAGGCATGGGCCTCGGCCTCTCGATCGTCAGCGACATCATGCAGCGCGAAGGCGGCGAGCTGCGGCTGGAGAACCGCGAACCCCACGGGCTGCGCGCCGAACTGTTCTTCCCCAACGGCCGGGCAGTTTCCGCAACACTTTGA